GTACTCTTCCTCAGCTGTCGCGTCCTGGTACTGCTGGTACTCTGCGACCAAATCGTTCATGTTGCTCTCTGCCTCAGTGAACTCCATCTCGTCCATGCCCTCACCGGTGTACCAGTGCAAGAAAGCCTTCCTCCTGAACATAGCAGTGAACTGCTCACTGACCCGGCGGAACATTTCCTGGATGGAGGTGGAGTTCCCGACGAAAGTTCCAGCCATCTTCAACCCCCTGGGTGGCATGTCACACACGCTGGACTTCACATTGTTAGGGATCCACTCGACAAAGTACGACGAGTTCTTGTTCTGGACATTGAGCATCTGCTCGTCCACTTCCTTGGTGCTCATCTTCCCTCGGAAACAGGCAGAAGCTGTGAGGTAACGCCCATGGCGGGGATCGGCAGCACACATCATGTTcttggcatcccacatttgctGGGTCAGCTCAGGAACTGTGAGAGCACGGTACATTTGTGATCCACGTGACGTCAGCGGTGCAAAGCCAACCATGAAGAAGTGGAGACGAGGGAAAGGAATGAGATTCACAGCAAGCTTGCGAAGATCAGAGTTGAGCTGGCCAGGGAACCTCAGGCAGCAAGTAACACCACTCATGGTAGCAGAGATAAGATGGTTCAGGTCACCAACTGCATTGTTAGAACAAAAAAGGATATCAGTGCCTACTTTTGATTGAACATAAACTTCTGTTTGTAAAATTTCAGCAGTACAAGAGTAAAGATCAAAAGAAGATTGACTTACAGGAAGGCGTGGCAAGCTTTAGTGTGCGGAAGCATATGTCATATAGAGCTTCATTGTCAAGCACCATACATTCATCAGCATTTTCAACAAGTTGGTGAACAGAAAGTGTAGCATTGTATGGCTCGACAACAGTATCTGAGACCTTTGGTGATGGGAAAACGGAGAAGGTCAACATCATTCTGTCAGGGTACTCTTCCCTAATCTTAGAAATAAGAAGGGTGCCCATGCCAGATCCAGTGCCTCCTCCCAATGAATGGCAAACTTGGAATCCTGTAAGTAAAGCAAATAAAACCACACTGTTATTCAGAAATGCGACAATACATCATGCAAAACAGACCTTTGTAGTGAACTGCAAAAGGATTCAAAGGATGCAGAACACTGATGGGAAGGAAATAACTAGCAGTCTAGCAATATCAGCATGTGTCCCGTGAAACAGAAGTTTGTGAGCAAATACTTTGGGCAATGGTAGTACAGAAAAACAACTAGACATAGGGTGACAGAAGCCATAAAGTTAAGCATTTCTTCATTCATCATAGAGACAAGGACACCATTTTGTCCAACATTGAACAAGGAATTCATTCTAGCAATGACATATTAGTTCTTTAACAGGGCATTAACAGCTGAAAAGTGGAATTTTGTGCAAGGAAATCCAATTATTTGTGAAAGGTGGAACTGATAT
This is a stretch of genomic DNA from Brachypodium distachyon strain Bd21 chromosome 1, Brachypodium_distachyon_v3.0, whole genome shotgun sequence. It encodes these proteins:
- the LOC100830051 gene encoding tubulin beta-4 chain, producing MREILHIQGGQCGNQIGAKFWEVICDEHGIDATGRYAGDSDLQLERINVYYNEASGGRFVPRAVLMDLEPGTMDSVRSGPFGQIFRPDNFVFGQSGAGNNWAKGHYTEGAELIDSVLDVVRKEAENCDCLQGFQVCHSLGGGTGSGMGTLLISKIREEYPDRMMLTFSVFPSPKVSDTVVEPYNATLSVHQLVENADECMVLDNEALYDICFRTLKLATPSFGDLNHLISATMSGVTCCLRFPGQLNSDLRKLAVNLIPFPRLHFFMVGFAPLTSRGSQMYRALTVPELTQQMWDAKNMMCAADPRHGRYLTASACFRGKMSTKEVDEQMLNVQNKNSSYFVEWIPNNVKSSVCDMPPRGLKMAGTFVGNSTSIQEMFRRVSEQFTAMFRRKAFLHWYTGEGMDEMEFTEAESNMNDLVAEYQQYQDATAEEEYDDEEEEGVAE